The following are from one region of the Aequoribacter fuscus genome:
- a CDS encoding glycerol-3-phosphate dehydrogenase/oxidase: MSRNSALNCADRTELKQTLEATCFDLAVIGGGITGAGIARDAALRGLKVALLEAQDFASGTSSRSSKMIHGGLRYLVQGDIPVVKESASERAILHSIAPHLATKSPYILTTRSRVESMFLRIALKVYEFLGKVGKEDKHQVWSVAKLKAQEPSLATEGAHNAIVYPEFLTDDARLTLATIRSAKAEGAVVGNYLAVTEVSRDGDFSLTAESRLPEDDTKATIKAKLVINAAGPWVDQLCQLENPAQAPRLALSRGIHVVVAAHRLKVNNTVVMSTRDKRKIFAVPAGDYTYLGTTDEFYPDSDYWPDVYAKDIDYLFNTTNRYFPNTHLSAEDVVSVWSGVRPLVGSTEGKANEISRKDEVWEGPMGMLSIAGGKLSAYRAMAERIVDRAIDILNIEAKPCTTATLPLPGGESILYADLTKLDEITLTRWRRMYGSEINEVYTMGTGLEAEVRYAVLVEGALRLEDYWARRSSRAWFDDRGGIDSLEPASRVMAELLNWSDDRRKHEVTHCLEIDKASRQHIH, encoded by the coding sequence ATGTCACGAAACTCAGCTTTAAATTGCGCTGATCGAACCGAGCTAAAGCAGACACTCGAAGCGACATGCTTCGACTTAGCGGTTATCGGTGGAGGCATTACCGGCGCCGGCATCGCCCGCGACGCCGCGCTCCGAGGATTGAAAGTCGCCCTATTAGAAGCACAAGACTTTGCAAGCGGGACCAGCAGTCGAAGCTCCAAAATGATTCACGGCGGCTTGCGCTACCTCGTTCAAGGCGACATACCGGTGGTTAAAGAGAGCGCGTCGGAACGCGCTATTTTGCATTCTATCGCGCCGCATTTAGCGACCAAATCACCGTACATATTGACCACGCGCTCGCGCGTTGAATCAATGTTTTTACGGATTGCCTTAAAAGTCTACGAATTTCTTGGCAAGGTCGGCAAAGAAGACAAGCACCAGGTTTGGTCCGTTGCCAAACTCAAGGCACAAGAACCGAGCTTGGCGACCGAAGGGGCGCATAACGCCATCGTATACCCAGAATTCTTAACGGACGACGCGCGGCTTACGCTCGCTACCATCCGCTCAGCAAAAGCCGAAGGCGCAGTGGTCGGTAATTATCTAGCAGTCACCGAGGTATCGCGTGACGGCGATTTTTCACTTACCGCTGAGTCGCGCCTACCAGAAGACGATACCAAGGCTACGATCAAAGCCAAATTGGTCATCAACGCCGCAGGGCCTTGGGTTGATCAACTCTGCCAACTGGAAAACCCTGCGCAGGCTCCGCGACTGGCGTTAAGCCGCGGAATTCATGTGGTGGTGGCTGCCCATCGACTAAAAGTGAACAATACTGTGGTGATGTCGACACGAGATAAGCGCAAAATCTTTGCCGTGCCCGCAGGCGATTACACCTATCTTGGCACAACCGATGAGTTTTACCCCGACAGTGATTACTGGCCCGACGTTTACGCCAAAGATATCGACTATCTTTTTAACACGACTAACCGGTACTTTCCCAACACCCATCTTAGCGCAGAAGATGTGGTCTCGGTATGGTCAGGAGTACGCCCCTTAGTCGGCAGCACCGAGGGCAAAGCCAACGAAATCTCCCGTAAGGACGAAGTCTGGGAAGGCCCCATGGGCATGCTCAGCATCGCCGGCGGCAAGCTGTCGGCCTACCGAGCCATGGCAGAACGAATCGTTGATCGGGCCATCGACATCTTAAACATCGAAGCAAAACCTTGCACCACTGCAACACTACCGCTCCCCGGTGGCGAATCGATACTTTACGCAGATCTTACGAAGCTTGATGAGATCACGCTCACCCGCTGGCGACGTATGTACGGCAGCGAGATCAATGAAGTCTATACCATGGGGACGGGCCTTGAAGCCGAGGTTCGCTACGCTGTGCTTGTCGAAGGAGCTCTTCGACTCGAAGATTACTGGGCGCGCCGCAGCAGCCGCGCATGGTTTGACGACCGCGGAGGCATCGACTCACTAGAACCCGCCTCGCGCGTCATGGCTGAGCTGCTTAACTGGAGTGATGATCGACGCAAACACGAGGTGACTCACTGCTTAGAAATCGACAAAGCATCAAGACAACACATTCACTAA
- a CDS encoding Crp/Fnr family transcriptional regulator, whose product MNNPGLAKFLRSVSVFSELSDDRCDELISCSSVERFDRRTVIQRSGDPHHHLYIVMTGRLEMVAHSPWGAEMTIAVFGPGSTSSWVALFLDSPAERTLVATPDTRLLAIPAIQLRAFLERQPALYPKVLTLDGKRFRALLDLTALVLNPVRSQRLATLLLMIADVSGDTSAQPKVLLTHHQLQQLANCSRQVLHRCLRELQQDGLIKQGYGSIQIQDVAALSAYAKQAAAGDANRLS is encoded by the coding sequence ATGAATAACCCAGGACTTGCCAAATTTTTGCGCAGTGTTTCGGTTTTTTCAGAGCTTAGTGATGACCGCTGTGACGAGTTAATTTCGTGCAGTTCGGTCGAACGCTTTGATCGACGCACGGTAATACAGCGCAGTGGGGACCCCCATCATCATTTATACATTGTCATGACGGGCCGCTTAGAAATGGTCGCGCATTCGCCTTGGGGAGCCGAAATGACGATTGCCGTGTTCGGGCCTGGCAGCACCAGTAGCTGGGTGGCCTTATTTTTGGATAGCCCAGCTGAACGTACCCTAGTCGCGACCCCCGATACGCGTTTATTGGCGATACCCGCGATACAGTTGCGGGCGTTTCTGGAGCGGCAGCCGGCCCTGTACCCAAAAGTGCTAACGCTGGACGGCAAGCGTTTTCGAGCTCTACTTGATCTTACAGCCTTGGTGCTTAATCCAGTTCGTTCCCAGCGGTTAGCGACCTTGTTGCTTATGATTGCGGATGTCAGTGGCGATACCAGCGCGCAACCCAAAGTGCTGCTGACGCATCATCAGCTGCAACAGCTGGCAAACTGTTCTCGACAAGTGCTGCACCGATGTTTACGAGAGCTGCAACAGGACGGTCTGATCAAACAGGGTTATGGCAGCATCCAAATTCAGGATGTTGCGGCCTTAAGTGCTTATGCAAAGCAAGCCGCGGCGGGTGACGCTAATCGATTATCTTAG
- the arfB gene encoding alternative ribosome rescue aminoacyl-tRNA hydrolase ArfB: protein MSATLTITKSIAIPMSEIDYHAIRAQGAGGQNVNKVSSAIHLTFDIHQSSLPEPYKQGLLKLSDQRITKDGVVVIKAQRHRTQEQNKEDALARLRQLILKAGHQDKPRKATKPTRSSQKKRLDSKTLHGRTKAMRSKIID, encoded by the coding sequence ATGAGCGCTACACTTACCATCACGAAAAGTATTGCGATTCCCATGAGCGAAATCGATTACCACGCCATCCGTGCACAGGGCGCTGGTGGCCAGAACGTCAACAAGGTCTCGTCGGCTATTCATCTGACCTTTGACATTCACCAATCGAGCCTGCCCGAGCCCTACAAGCAAGGTTTGCTAAAATTGTCAGATCAGCGCATAACAAAAGATGGGGTGGTTGTGATCAAAGCGCAGCGCCATCGCACCCAAGAGCAAAACAAAGAGGACGCATTAGCTCGTTTACGCCAGTTAATACTTAAAGCGGGCCATCAAGACAAACCGAGAAAAGCCACCAAGCCAACGCGCAGCTCGCAAAAAAAACGCCTAGACAGCAAAACGTTACATGGGCGCACAAAAGCCATGCGCTCTAAGATAATCGATTAG
- a CDS encoding DUF1214 domain-containing protein, translating to MYGDNQNDEFLRAQWREFCGQLAEAGDLVFRDTAPNNDIDRAKGLRLLARNIALGLQFKLENNDPGCPELLHYFDPVRKQGGDNTDALYRGAPINGEFTYKITGYRGSAKYFAVTVLEDGNTPWGGGVVASLMAADIDVDETGYFEIILSPHAHSGNWIKTTPGSWRVTFREFFADWANEAPMDARIDILDHEPQDQIPSPASVAAGLIDAARWVKESTEYWAMMIAHWKKRPHQFMSYRQLEDNAIDATPGGEPLIAYWQVAQNEALIVRVRPPEADYWAVEFGNHWWETMDYRYRLCSTNCHHAVLEDSGELLLVISHDDPGVPNWLDPSGHEEGYITVRWMGAAHYPQPVCEKVARNNLEDHLPQGHKTISSEQRIAQLRARRAGVLNRFKV from the coding sequence ATGTACGGTGATAACCAGAATGATGAGTTCCTTCGTGCGCAATGGCGTGAGTTTTGCGGTCAGTTAGCCGAGGCGGGCGACTTAGTCTTTCGAGACACGGCACCCAACAACGATATCGATAGAGCCAAGGGATTGCGACTACTCGCCAGAAATATCGCCCTTGGTTTGCAGTTTAAATTGGAAAATAACGACCCGGGCTGTCCCGAGCTGCTGCATTACTTTGATCCTGTCCGCAAGCAAGGAGGCGATAACACCGATGCCCTGTATCGTGGCGCACCGATCAATGGCGAATTTACTTATAAAATTACAGGTTACCGAGGTAGCGCCAAATATTTTGCGGTAACCGTGCTCGAGGACGGCAATACACCGTGGGGTGGTGGGGTGGTTGCGAGTTTAATGGCGGCTGATATAGACGTAGACGAGACCGGTTATTTCGAGATCATATTAAGTCCCCATGCGCACTCGGGGAATTGGATCAAGACAACGCCGGGGTCATGGCGCGTAACGTTTCGCGAGTTTTTTGCCGATTGGGCAAACGAGGCACCGATGGATGCGCGCATCGATATCCTAGATCATGAACCGCAAGACCAGATTCCCAGTCCCGCTTCTGTGGCCGCGGGTTTGATAGATGCCGCGAGGTGGGTTAAAGAGTCGACCGAGTACTGGGCCATGATGATTGCGCATTGGAAGAAGCGCCCACACCAGTTTATGTCGTATCGCCAACTTGAAGATAACGCGATCGACGCCACTCCCGGTGGCGAGCCACTAATCGCCTATTGGCAAGTGGCACAAAACGAAGCGCTGATTGTTAGAGTCAGACCACCCGAAGCCGATTACTGGGCAGTAGAGTTTGGTAATCATTGGTGGGAAACCATGGATTACCGCTATCGTTTGTGCAGCACAAACTGTCACCATGCCGTGCTCGAGGACTCGGGGGAACTTTTACTTGTGATATCACACGACGATCCCGGCGTTCCTAACTGGCTAGATCCCTCGGGTCACGAGGAGGGCTACATTACGGTGCGCTGGATGGGGGCGGCGCATTATCCGCAGCCTGTGTGCGAGAAGGTGGCCCGTAACAATTTAGAGGATCATTTGCCGCAAGGTCACAAGACAATCAGCAGCGAGCAGCGCATCGCGCAGCTGAGAGCGCGTCGCGCGGGTGTATTGAATAGGTTCAAAGTATGA
- a CDS encoding sulfotransferase family protein codes for MSTNNPLWHAPPHPQWLSQVNDEARCFDLQAVVPLDETSLLDHAIAKTGLSDFGEDSWREPFQVYLKSLESEAQLTLFGRLMARNDLILWLSTRLEVMDWLKRYPEIEDQEVKAPMFIVGLPRSGTSILFELLAQDPDVGVPLMWEALQPCPPPETATYRNDSRMEYADSVFTQWNRVAPEFASMHEMRGDIPAECGLIMAGSFISDHIGSLHQTPSYAMWCADADYLPAYQYHRKVLQVLQWRNPRARWLLKAPEHQVHLEVLLQVYPDARIVQTHRDPIQCMASTTSLMGTLYHMRSDQPFNAAMFENILMGEATAQRLEKVMDQRDSGLVPPANIADSRYQDLIEDPLANIQRLYRHFDLDLSDTAKTAMQAYLAAKPKGKFGTHRYPVQAEHLSARPLFERYQTRYQVPNEA; via the coding sequence ATGAGCACGAATAATCCGCTGTGGCACGCTCCACCGCATCCCCAATGGCTATCACAGGTTAACGACGAGGCTCGCTGCTTCGACTTACAAGCCGTTGTGCCTCTTGACGAAACATCACTGCTGGACCACGCCATAGCCAAAACGGGGCTTTCAGATTTTGGTGAAGACTCTTGGCGCGAGCCCTTTCAGGTGTATCTGAAATCTTTAGAATCTGAGGCACAGTTGACGCTGTTTGGGCGATTAATGGCGCGCAACGACTTGATTTTGTGGTTGTCGACCCGGCTTGAAGTGATGGATTGGCTCAAACGCTATCCCGAAATTGAAGACCAAGAAGTCAAAGCCCCAATGTTCATCGTGGGGCTGCCGCGGTCTGGGACCTCAATATTGTTTGAACTGCTAGCCCAAGATCCAGACGTTGGTGTGCCCTTGATGTGGGAGGCTTTGCAGCCCTGTCCGCCGCCCGAGACAGCGACGTACCGGAACGATTCGCGCATGGAATATGCCGACTCGGTATTCACCCAGTGGAACCGTGTGGCGCCCGAATTTGCCTCGATGCATGAGATGCGTGGCGATATCCCCGCGGAATGCGGGCTGATTATGGCGGGCAGTTTTATCAGCGACCACATCGGTTCGCTACATCAAACGCCTTCCTACGCCATGTGGTGTGCAGATGCTGATTATCTTCCGGCCTATCAATATCATCGTAAAGTGCTGCAAGTGTTGCAGTGGCGTAATCCCAGAGCCCGCTGGCTATTAAAGGCGCCCGAGCATCAAGTGCACTTGGAGGTATTGTTACAGGTTTATCCGGACGCTCGTATCGTGCAGACACACCGAGACCCCATTCAGTGCATGGCATCGACGACGAGTCTTATGGGCACCCTGTATCACATGCGCTCGGATCAGCCCTTTAATGCGGCGATGTTCGAGAACATTTTGATGGGAGAAGCGACAGCGCAACGCCTGGAAAAAGTCATGGATCAGCGCGATTCGGGGCTAGTGCCGCCGGCCAATATTGCCGATTCGCGCTATCAGGATCTAATTGAAGATCCACTCGCGAATATACAGCGCTTGTATCGACACTTTGACTTGGATTTAAGCGATACGGCCAAGACCGCTATGCAAGCTTATTTGGCGGCCAAACCGAAGGGTAAATTTGGTACGCATCGCTATCCGGTGCAGGCGGAGCATCTCAGTGCCAGACCGCTGTTCGAGCGTTATCAGACGCGGTATCAAGTGCCCAACGAGGCCTGA
- a CDS encoding phosphotransferase, which yields MIHFPTQAEDLSPEWLTELLQAQGLLNSETVISVTHRTIGTGKLGSNVVLDITYSGNTNSAPKSLVGKFSARDEQTRAMAGLQGAYYAEVSFYERFAQHTPMRLPKIYFSGVSDDKLQFLLLMEDLSSYRAGSNLVGESRPHAEMALDQAAKLAASFYGSDSILNTDFVVHAARDDGGAFGQALLIEYWPKFLERFGSGLSAEAIAFGDYYVPRHAQFVSGREAPYTLAHCDFRCENMLFGETEMVTVDWQTPSVAGPLTDCAYFLGGSVDTEDRRRWERDLIAHYHQQLRHNGLDISAADCWEQYRRESMHGLMIMILGACFSQPDERGDKMFSTMIKRHLQQCLDLNATEFLHD from the coding sequence ATGATACATTTCCCGACACAAGCTGAGGACCTGAGCCCCGAATGGCTCACCGAATTATTACAAGCCCAAGGTTTATTAAATTCCGAGACCGTAATCAGTGTCACGCATAGAACCATCGGCACTGGCAAATTGGGCAGCAACGTCGTATTGGATATCACCTACAGTGGCAACACGAATAGTGCACCAAAATCGTTAGTCGGCAAATTTTCGGCTCGTGATGAGCAGACCCGCGCGATGGCGGGTTTACAAGGTGCCTACTATGCCGAGGTGAGTTTCTATGAGCGATTTGCCCAGCATACGCCAATGCGCCTACCCAAAATCTATTTCAGCGGCGTCAGCGACGATAAGTTGCAGTTCTTGCTCTTAATGGAAGATCTTTCCTCCTACCGAGCCGGTTCCAACTTAGTTGGCGAATCCCGCCCACACGCTGAGATGGCGCTCGACCAGGCGGCGAAACTCGCTGCCAGTTTCTATGGGTCGGATAGCATTCTCAATACCGACTTTGTGGTTCATGCGGCAAGAGATGACGGCGGAGCCTTCGGCCAGGCGCTTCTGATCGAGTACTGGCCTAAATTTTTAGAGCGTTTTGGCAGCGGCCTAAGCGCCGAGGCGATTGCCTTTGGCGATTACTATGTACCCAGACACGCACAGTTCGTATCGGGCCGTGAGGCACCCTACACTCTCGCTCATTGTGATTTTCGTTGCGAAAACATGCTGTTTGGCGAAACCGAAATGGTAACGGTTGACTGGCAAACTCCCAGTGTCGCAGGCCCGTTAACAGACTGTGCTTACTTTTTAGGGGGCAGTGTCGATACCGAAGATCGACGCCGTTGGGAACGTGATCTGATCGCCCACTACCACCAACAGCTACGTCACAATGGCCTAGACATCAGCGCTGCAGACTGCTGGGAACAGTACCGCCGTGAGAGTATGCACGGACTCATGATCATGATTCTTGGGGCCTGTTTTTCGCAGCCAGACGAACGCGGAGACAAGATGTTCAGCACCATGATCAAGCGCCACTTGCAGCAATGCTTGGATCTAAACGCGACCGAGTTTCTGCACGACTGA
- a CDS encoding type II toxin-antitoxin system Phd/YefM family antitoxin, with protein MQVKFSEDVIPLSDLKVNPGKVVSRAQDTHRPILLTSRGRGIAVVQGLEDYERTAEELRFVKAVAQGLLDVREGNTVSLEDAKTTLGIE; from the coding sequence ATGCAAGTGAAATTTTCCGAGGATGTCATTCCTCTATCAGATCTGAAAGTTAATCCCGGAAAGGTGGTTAGTCGAGCGCAAGATACGCATCGCCCAATACTGCTCACCAGTCGAGGTCGAGGCATCGCTGTTGTCCAAGGACTTGAGGATTATGAGAGAACTGCCGAGGAACTGCGGTTTGTAAAAGCGGTGGCGCAGGGGCTTTTGGATGTTCGTGAAGGTAACACCGTATCGTTGGAGGATGCCAAAACAACCTTAGGTATCGAGTAA
- a CDS encoding type II toxin-antitoxin system RelE/ParE family toxin, whose product MELRIALSALQDLQTIQKYYREQGVPHIGHDFMSAILEHCEILKSHPDLGRIVPEFNQDHIRELIHAPFRAVYLRQPNEVVLIRVWRSERQLELPGNET is encoded by the coding sequence ATGGAATTACGCATTGCACTGTCTGCTCTTCAAGACTTACAGACGATTCAGAAGTATTATAGAGAGCAAGGTGTGCCACATATTGGTCATGATTTCATGTCTGCAATCCTGGAACATTGCGAAATTCTCAAAAGTCACCCGGATCTAGGCCGCATTGTTCCTGAATTCAATCAAGATCATATTCGCGAATTGATTCACGCGCCATTCCGGGCTGTTTACCTTAGACAGCCTAACGAGGTTGTACTCATAAGAGTCTGGCGAAGTGAAAGGCAACTTGAACTGCCAGGAAACGAAACATGA